The proteins below are encoded in one region of Apium graveolens cultivar Ventura chromosome 4, ASM990537v1, whole genome shotgun sequence:
- the LOC141720951 gene encoding uncharacterized protein LOC141720951: MEDWDDVPPPLDLKKNKEKDPWADEDKDEDDIKESWEDEEPTPVPKSEPPAEKPSKKTAAKANNKKGKTVEMDKEEPLDPVAEKLRQQRLVEEADFRNTTELFGKPGDDKSLDIFIPKSESDFVEYAELISNKLRPYEKSFHYIGLLKTVIRLSMTSLKASDAKEVASSVTAIANEKLKSEKEANAGKKKTGAKKKQLILDKPDDDAVVSNLDSYDDFDFM; this comes from the exons ATGGAAGATTGGG ATGATGTGCCTCCCCCACTGGATttaaaaaagaacaaagaaaagGATCCATGGGCTGATGAAGACAAGGATGAAGATGATATCAAGGAATCTTGGGAGGATGAAGAACCTACTCCG GTGCCCAAATCTGAACCACCGGCCGAAAAGCCTTCAAAGAAGACTGCAGCAAAAGCTAACAACAAGAAAGGGAAAACTGTTGAGATGGACAAGGAGGAACCACTAGATCCTGTAGCAGAAAAACTGCGACAGCAGAG GCTTGTTGAAGAAGCAGACTTTAGAAACACTACTGAGTTATTTGGTAAACCAGGCGATGACAAGTCTCTTGATATATTCATTCCTAAATCAGAAAGCGATTTCGTGGAATATGCAGAGCTCATTTCAAACAAACTTCGTCCATATGAG AAAAGTTTTCATTATATTGGGTTGCTCAAAACTGTGATAAGACTGTCCATGACATCTCTGAAGGCATCTGATGCAAAAGAAGTTGCCTCTTCTGTCACTGCCATCGCAAACGAAAAGCTAAAATCAGAGAAAGAAGCCAATGCTGGTAAAAAGAAGACAG GTGCAAAAAAGAAACAGCTGATTTTGGATAAGCCCGATGATGACGCCGTTGTTAGTAACTTAGATTCTTATGATGATTTTGATTTCATGTAA
- the LOC141720952 gene encoding uncharacterized protein LOC141720952 isoform X2 has protein sequence METNGLPTLARVKLIDLIATEGLPSDTYRLSIATLSQSLAQYSAAIIQLPGGDGALLKSCLESARLYFHHKPSYPSADISHTNDSLEWCKTSGYYADSHLWQETYDFRPGLTLTGPSNEFEFPPAGLSDIFVLLGKAARDILDAISYFLNLRSSAFTEILDNVPLRNSDISSSVLSVSCHGRPSFQGEHHHSLTTQEDDHLVMFSDPEHQVDKSLLSLIKSDKAGLHVRDYNGRWVLVDGDLGPEEAIICPGLALYQATAGYVSPALYRADIGNLQGTMCGRCSISFKLMPKSLASLNCSEMRAAGHGVESQFQLPVPVDDFMQKSHPTDQLFNRQNFPSFSFDPAQDGSIKPPVRKRKNNSRCKPLPPSKRLRLEAQRVLKERVQDIADQKSIKLRFCSLKECENHIHTLDSPCAHTRMEIGWPPGVPFVHPHDLPNKAKIRFLETYEPGWTAAHDMELSFIEPGQSSQHTAN, from the exons ATGGAAACCAATGGGCTGCCAACCTTAGCTCGTGTGAAACTCATTGATCTTATAGCTACGGAAGGTCTTCCTTCTGATACATACAGACTTTCTATTGCAACTTTGTCACAGTCACTGGCTCAATATTCTGCTGCTATCATTCAACTTCCAGGAGGTGATGGGGCTCTTTTAAAGTCTTGCTTAGAATCTGCTCGACTATACTTCCATCATAAACCGTCATATCCATCTGCAGATATAAGTCATACCAATGATTCCCTTGAGTGGTGCAAGACATCTGGTTACTATGCTGATTCTCACTTGTGGCAAGAAACGTATGACTTTAGACCAGGCCTTACTCTAACAGGCCCTAGCAATGAGTTCGAGTTCCCACCTGCAGGTTTATCAGACATATTTGTGCTACTTGGAAAAGCAGCTAGAGATATATTAGATGCAATAAGCTATTTTTTAAATCTAAGAAGCTCTGCATTTACTGAAATACTTGACAATGTTCCCTTGAGAAACAGTGATATATCGTCATCGGTGCTGTCTGTTTCTTGTCATGGTAGGCCATCATTTCAGGGAGAACACCATCATAGTTTGACAACCCAAGAGGATGACCATTTAGTTATGTTTTCTGATCCTGAGCATCAGGTTGACAAGAGCCTATTATCCCTTATCAAGTCCGACAAGGCAGGTTTACATGTGAGAGATTATAATGGTCGCTGGGTTCTTGTCGATGGCGACCTTGGTCCTGAAGAAGCAATTATATGCCCTGGACTTGCTTTGTACCAGGCTACTGCTGGCTATGTTAGTCCGGCACTGTACCGCGCGGATATCGGAAATCTTCAGGGTACCATGTGTGGGAGATGTTCAATTTCTTTTAAACTAATGCCTAAATCCTTGGCCAGTCTCAATTGTTCAGAAATGAGGGCAGCGGGGCATGGAGTTGAATCTCAATTCCAGCTTCCAGTACCAGTTGATGACTTCATGCAGAAATCTCACCCGACAGATCAGCTTTTCAACAGGCAAAATTTCCCGAGTTTCAGTTTTGATCCAGCACAAGACG GATCTATAAAGCCACCGGTAAGGAAGAGGAAGAACAATTCGAGATGTAAACCATTGCCACCTTCTAAAAGATTGCGGCTAGAAGCGCAGAGAGTTCTCAAAGAAAGGGTTCAGGATATTGCTGATCAGAAGAGTATCAAGTTGAGATTCTGCAGCTTAAAAGAATGTGAGAACCATATTCACACTCTTGATAGCCCATGTGCTCATACAAGAATGGAAATCGGATGGCCTCCTGGAGTGCCATTTGTACATCCCCATGATCTACCTAACAAAGCCAAGATTAGATTTCTCGAAACATATGAACCTGGTTGGACGGCGGCTCATGATATGGAGTTGAGTTTTATTGAAC
- the LOC141720952 gene encoding uncharacterized protein LOC141720952 isoform X1, whose translation METNGLPTLARVKLIDLIATEGLPSDTYRLSIATLSQSLAQYSAAIIQLPGGDGALLKSCLESARLYFHHKPSYPSADISHTNDSLEWCKTSGYYADSHLWQETYDFRPGLTLTGPSNEFEFPPAGLSDIFVLLGKAARDILDAISYFLNLRSSAFTEILDNVPLRNSDISSSVLSVSCHGRPSFQGEHHHSLTTQEDDHLVMFSDPEHQVDKSLLSLIKSDKAGLHVRDYNGRWVLVDGDLGPEEAIICPGLALYQATAGYVSPALYRADIGNLQGTMCGRCSISFKLMPKSLASLNCSEMRAAGHGVESQFQLPVPVDDFMQKSHPTDQLFNRQNFPSFSFDPAQDGSIKPPVRKRKNNSRCKPLPPSKRLRLEAQRVLKERVQDIADQKSIKLRFCSLKECENHIHTLDSPCAHTRMEIGWPPGVPFVHPHDLPNKAKIRFLETYEPGWTAAHDMELSFIEPGQSSQHTANCNSPVHI comes from the exons ATGGAAACCAATGGGCTGCCAACCTTAGCTCGTGTGAAACTCATTGATCTTATAGCTACGGAAGGTCTTCCTTCTGATACATACAGACTTTCTATTGCAACTTTGTCACAGTCACTGGCTCAATATTCTGCTGCTATCATTCAACTTCCAGGAGGTGATGGGGCTCTTTTAAAGTCTTGCTTAGAATCTGCTCGACTATACTTCCATCATAAACCGTCATATCCATCTGCAGATATAAGTCATACCAATGATTCCCTTGAGTGGTGCAAGACATCTGGTTACTATGCTGATTCTCACTTGTGGCAAGAAACGTATGACTTTAGACCAGGCCTTACTCTAACAGGCCCTAGCAATGAGTTCGAGTTCCCACCTGCAGGTTTATCAGACATATTTGTGCTACTTGGAAAAGCAGCTAGAGATATATTAGATGCAATAAGCTATTTTTTAAATCTAAGAAGCTCTGCATTTACTGAAATACTTGACAATGTTCCCTTGAGAAACAGTGATATATCGTCATCGGTGCTGTCTGTTTCTTGTCATGGTAGGCCATCATTTCAGGGAGAACACCATCATAGTTTGACAACCCAAGAGGATGACCATTTAGTTATGTTTTCTGATCCTGAGCATCAGGTTGACAAGAGCCTATTATCCCTTATCAAGTCCGACAAGGCAGGTTTACATGTGAGAGATTATAATGGTCGCTGGGTTCTTGTCGATGGCGACCTTGGTCCTGAAGAAGCAATTATATGCCCTGGACTTGCTTTGTACCAGGCTACTGCTGGCTATGTTAGTCCGGCACTGTACCGCGCGGATATCGGAAATCTTCAGGGTACCATGTGTGGGAGATGTTCAATTTCTTTTAAACTAATGCCTAAATCCTTGGCCAGTCTCAATTGTTCAGAAATGAGGGCAGCGGGGCATGGAGTTGAATCTCAATTCCAGCTTCCAGTACCAGTTGATGACTTCATGCAGAAATCTCACCCGACAGATCAGCTTTTCAACAGGCAAAATTTCCCGAGTTTCAGTTTTGATCCAGCACAAGACG GATCTATAAAGCCACCGGTAAGGAAGAGGAAGAACAATTCGAGATGTAAACCATTGCCACCTTCTAAAAGATTGCGGCTAGAAGCGCAGAGAGTTCTCAAAGAAAGGGTTCAGGATATTGCTGATCAGAAGAGTATCAAGTTGAGATTCTGCAGCTTAAAAGAATGTGAGAACCATATTCACACTCTTGATAGCCCATGTGCTCATACAAGAATGGAAATCGGATGGCCTCCTGGAGTGCCATTTGTACATCCCCATGATCTACCTAACAAAGCCAAGATTAGATTTCTCGAAACATATGAACCTGGTTGGACGGCGGCTCATGATATGGAGTTGAGTTTTATTGAAC